Proteins from one Calditrichota bacterium genomic window:
- the ccoS gene encoding cbb3-type cytochrome oxidase assembly protein CcoS, protein MEVIFILIGASFSVALGFLIAFLFSVKKGQFDDQETPAIRMLFDDEIKK, encoded by the coding sequence ATGGAAGTAATTTTTATTCTAATCGGCGCTAGTTTTTCTGTGGCTTTGGGGTTCCTGATTGCCTTTTTATTTTCAGTAAAAAAAGGGCAGTTTGATGACCAGGAAACGCCAGCAATTCGTATGCTATTTGATGATGAAATAAAAAAGTGA